A stretch of Saccharothrix texasensis DNA encodes these proteins:
- a CDS encoding cupin domain-containing protein produces the protein MSTFPGGTSLSFLDVYDDAAPDGVVGGSPHLHLASTECYVVVGGEGELHAMTLDGCREIPLAAGSVVWFTPGTIHRAVNHGGLRVVVVMGNAGLPEAGDAVMTFPPEVVADPDRYRDAATLPVRATEAERAVDARRRRDLAVEGFVRLRDALRGGDPAPLRQFHASAAALVRNRAETWADIVRAGPLGQAGTTLAITQDLSRGVAAHLARAAVTRAPEPRRVFGMCGRLRPVDVGFPLTVAADEEHLS, from the coding sequence GTGAGCACGTTTCCCGGCGGGACGTCGTTGTCGTTCCTCGACGTCTACGACGACGCGGCGCCCGACGGCGTGGTGGGTGGCAGCCCGCACCTGCACCTGGCGTCGACCGAGTGCTACGTGGTCGTCGGCGGTGAGGGCGAGCTGCACGCGATGACCCTCGACGGCTGCCGCGAGATCCCGCTCGCCGCCGGTTCGGTGGTGTGGTTCACCCCCGGCACGATCCACCGCGCCGTCAACCACGGCGGTCTGCGGGTGGTCGTGGTGATGGGCAACGCGGGGCTGCCCGAGGCGGGTGACGCGGTGATGACGTTCCCGCCCGAGGTCGTCGCCGACCCGGACCGCTACCGGGACGCGGCGACGTTGCCGGTCCGGGCGACGGAAGCCGAACGGGCCGTCGACGCCCGCCGACGCCGCGACCTGGCGGTGGAGGGCTTCGTCCGGCTCCGGGACGCCCTCCGCGGCGGTGACCCGGCTCCGCTGCGCCAGTTCCACGCGTCGGCGGCGGCGTTGGTCCGGAACCGGGCCGAGACCTGGGCGGACATCGTGCGCGCCGGGCCGCTCGGCCAGGCCGGGACCACTCTCGCGATCACCCAGGACCTGTCGCGGGGCGTGGCCGCGCACTTGGCGCGGGCGGCCGTGACGCGGGCACCGGAGCCGCGGCGGGTGTTCGGCATGTGCGGCCGGCTGCGCCCGGTCGACGTGGGCTTCCCCCTGACCGTCGCAGCGGACGAGGAGCACCTCTCGTGA
- a CDS encoding Gfo/Idh/MocA family protein — protein MTSRSYTCAIVGTGAIAGAHAEAIAQLAGRARLVGAVDVDVDRAAAFAASWDVPAYPTPAALLQDGRPDLVHVCTPPGTHLPLALECLAAGAVPVVEKPPVLSLAGVDRLRAAEEATGVPMATVFQHRFGSGAVRLRRLVAEGALGRPLVASASTLWFRDDDYFAVPWRGKWELEGGGPTMGHGIHQFDLLLSILGPWRSVTAIAARQARPTDTEDVSAALVRFESGAVATVVNSLVSPRQTSQLRFDFERATVDLEHLYGYTDAHWTFTAAPTAPDVASAWDSGPTDTPSGHTAQLAAVLDALDTGGTPPVSTADTRMTMEFVAAVYASAFTGGTVEQGEITDGHPFYDSMAGTGAPWPTTSSR, from the coding sequence GTGACCAGTCGCAGCTACACCTGCGCGATCGTCGGCACGGGCGCGATCGCCGGCGCCCACGCCGAGGCCATCGCGCAGCTCGCCGGCCGGGCCCGGCTCGTCGGCGCGGTCGACGTCGACGTCGACCGGGCCGCCGCGTTCGCCGCGTCCTGGGACGTGCCCGCCTACCCGACGCCGGCCGCGCTGCTCCAGGACGGGCGACCCGACCTGGTCCACGTGTGCACGCCACCGGGGACGCACCTGCCGCTCGCGCTGGAGTGCCTGGCGGCGGGCGCGGTGCCCGTGGTCGAGAAGCCGCCGGTGCTGTCGTTGGCCGGTGTCGACCGGTTGCGCGCCGCCGAGGAGGCGACCGGCGTGCCGATGGCCACCGTGTTCCAGCACCGGTTCGGGTCCGGCGCGGTGCGGCTGCGGCGGCTGGTGGCCGAGGGCGCGCTGGGCCGGCCGCTGGTGGCGTCGGCGAGCACGTTGTGGTTCCGCGACGACGACTACTTCGCCGTCCCGTGGCGGGGGAAGTGGGAGTTGGAGGGTGGCGGGCCGACGATGGGGCACGGCATCCACCAGTTCGACCTGCTGCTGTCGATCCTGGGCCCGTGGCGCAGCGTCACCGCGATCGCCGCCCGCCAGGCCCGGCCGACCGACACCGAGGACGTGTCCGCCGCTCTCGTGCGGTTCGAGTCCGGCGCGGTGGCGACCGTGGTCAACTCGCTGGTCTCACCGCGCCAGACCAGCCAGTTGCGCTTCGACTTCGAACGGGCCACCGTCGACCTGGAACACCTCTACGGCTACACGGACGCGCACTGGACGTTCACCGCCGCGCCCACGGCGCCCGACGTCGCCTCGGCGTGGGACAGCGGCCCGACCGACACGCCCAGCGGCCACACCGCCCAACTGGCCGCCGTGCTCGACGCCCTCGACACCGGCGGGACGCCACCCGTGTCGACCGCCGACACCAGGATGACCATGGAGTTCGTCGCCGCCGTCTACGCCTCGGCGTTCACCGGCGGCACGGTCGAGCAGGGCGAGATCACCGACGGCCACCCGTTCTACGACAGCATGGCGGGCACCGGCGCGCCCTGGCCGACCACGTCCTCCCGGTGA
- a CDS encoding ABC transporter permease: MTILFRLGTAREAFDVSMTRVRGGTGGASPPTGKAPAPPEGGRPRPGHLRRLRADRVLLLVAAPGLAYFLFFHYGALFGNVLAFQDYVPFLGVPGSEWVGLAHFERMASDPLFWNAVKNTLLIAALQLVFFFPAPLALALLLDSVVGDTLRRFVQSVVYLPHFLSWVIVVALFQQVLGGAGVVNGWLSDLGVGGVSIIGNADAYGPLVVAQLVWKECGWATIIFLAALSQVDEQQYEAAALDGAGWWRRVWHVTLPAIRPVIVLLLVLRLGEFLSIGFEQFFLQRQSVGPEAGEVLETFVYFTGFANGDFGYAAAVGLFKGAVGVALVYAANKVAHRLGEQGVYKA, from the coding sequence GTGACCATTCTGTTTCGGCTCGGCACCGCGAGAGAGGCGTTCGACGTGAGCATGACGCGGGTCCGCGGCGGCACCGGTGGCGCCAGTCCCCCGACCGGGAAGGCGCCCGCCCCACCGGAGGGCGGTCGGCCGCGCCCCGGTCACCTGCGCCGCCTCCGGGCCGACCGGGTGCTGCTGCTCGTCGCCGCGCCGGGCCTGGCGTACTTCCTGTTCTTCCACTACGGCGCGCTGTTCGGCAACGTGCTGGCGTTCCAGGACTACGTGCCGTTCCTGGGGGTCCCGGGCAGCGAGTGGGTCGGCCTGGCGCACTTCGAGCGCATGGCCTCGGACCCGCTGTTCTGGAACGCGGTGAAGAACACGCTGCTGATCGCCGCGTTGCAGCTGGTGTTCTTCTTCCCCGCGCCGCTGGCGCTGGCGCTGCTGCTCGACAGCGTCGTGGGCGACACGCTGCGGCGCTTCGTGCAGAGCGTGGTGTACCTGCCGCACTTCCTGTCGTGGGTGATCGTGGTCGCGCTGTTCCAGCAGGTGCTGGGCGGCGCGGGCGTGGTGAACGGCTGGCTGTCGGACCTGGGTGTGGGCGGGGTGTCGATCATCGGCAACGCCGACGCGTACGGGCCGCTGGTGGTCGCGCAGCTGGTGTGGAAGGAGTGCGGCTGGGCCACCATCATCTTCCTGGCCGCGCTGTCGCAGGTGGACGAGCAGCAGTACGAGGCGGCGGCGCTGGACGGCGCGGGCTGGTGGCGCCGGGTGTGGCACGTGACGCTGCCCGCGATCAGGCCGGTGATCGTGCTGCTGCTGGTGCTGCGGCTGGGCGAGTTCCTCTCGATCGGGTTCGAGCAGTTCTTCCTCCAGCGCCAGTCGGTCGGCCCGGAGGCGGGCGAGGTGCTGGAGACGTTCGTGTACTTCACCGGCTTCGCGAACGGCGACTTCGGCTACGCGGCGGCGGTCGGGCTGTTCAAGGGCGCGGTCGGCGTGGCGCTCGTCTACGCGGCGAACAAGGTGGCCCACCGGCTGGGCGAACAGGGGGTCTACAAGGCATGA
- a CDS encoding ClpP family protease has translation MSTYTIPNVITRGVGGERVMDVYSHLLSERIVYLGTAIDSGVANALIAQLLYLEADSPDREINLYINNEGGDPSAMLALYDTMRYIKAPVATTCVGQAVATGAVLLAAGEAGHRFVLPHTRVVLHQPAAQGRGTIPDLILQADEVVRVRAQLESILSLHTGREVAELRHDTDRDRVFDAVGAIRYGLADRVLEHRV, from the coding sequence GTGAGCACCTACACCATCCCCAACGTCATCACCCGCGGCGTGGGCGGCGAACGCGTCATGGACGTGTACTCGCACCTGCTGTCCGAGCGGATCGTCTACCTCGGCACCGCGATCGACTCCGGTGTGGCCAACGCGCTGATCGCCCAGTTGCTGTACCTGGAGGCGGACAGCCCGGACCGCGAGATCAACCTGTACATCAACAACGAGGGCGGCGACCCGTCCGCGATGCTCGCGCTGTACGACACCATGCGCTACATCAAGGCCCCGGTGGCGACGACGTGCGTCGGCCAGGCGGTGGCGACCGGCGCGGTGCTGCTGGCGGCGGGCGAGGCCGGGCACCGGTTCGTGCTGCCCCACACCAGGGTGGTGCTGCACCAACCCGCGGCGCAGGGCCGCGGGACCATCCCGGACCTCATCCTCCAAGCCGACGAGGTGGTGCGCGTGCGGGCCCAGCTGGAGTCGATCCTCTCCCTGCACACCGGGCGCGAGGTCGCGGAACTGCGGCACGACACCGACCGCGACCGGGTGTTCGACGCGGTGGGCGCCATCCGCTACGGGCTCGCGGACCGCGTCCTCGAGCACCGGGTCTGA
- a CDS encoding hydroxyacid dehydrogenase, whose protein sequence is MPRRPVAVFALAPWAFADVFPPDLVTRLRRLVDIDPTTTFTSFDGPAAAAALAEADVLVTGWGCPRVDAGVLAAAPGLRAVVHAAGTVKSSVDPVVFERGVVVSSAAEANAVPVADYTMAMLVLGAKRAFGRARRYATAAEGAPRDWLPGDGTGLHDCAVGVVGASRIGRLVLRRLRAFDVEVLLHDPHVTRAEATRLGAEAVGMDDLCRRSDVVTVHAPALPETRHLLDGRRLDLLPEGALVINTARGSLIDTDALTRVCATGRISAILDVTEPEPLPAGHPLFALPNVLITPHLAGAQGRELRRIGEFAVAEVGRFVKGVPLVGRVAAERLPYIA, encoded by the coding sequence GTGCCACGGCGCCCTGTCGCGGTCTTCGCCCTCGCCCCCTGGGCGTTCGCCGACGTCTTCCCGCCCGACCTCGTCACCCGGTTGCGGCGGCTGGTCGACATCGACCCGACGACGACGTTCACCTCGTTCGACGGGCCGGCCGCCGCCGCGGCCCTGGCGGAGGCGGACGTCCTGGTCACCGGGTGGGGCTGCCCGCGCGTCGACGCCGGGGTGCTGGCCGCCGCGCCGGGGCTGCGCGCGGTCGTGCACGCCGCCGGCACGGTGAAGTCGTCCGTCGACCCCGTCGTGTTCGAACGCGGGGTGGTCGTCTCCTCGGCCGCCGAGGCCAACGCCGTCCCGGTGGCCGACTACACGATGGCCATGCTGGTGCTGGGCGCCAAGCGGGCGTTCGGTCGCGCCCGGCGGTACGCGACGGCCGCCGAGGGCGCGCCGCGGGACTGGCTGCCCGGCGACGGCACCGGGCTGCACGACTGCGCGGTCGGGGTCGTCGGCGCGTCCCGGATCGGGCGCCTCGTGCTGCGGCGGCTCCGGGCGTTCGACGTGGAGGTGCTGCTCCACGACCCGCACGTGACCCGCGCGGAGGCCACGCGCCTCGGCGCGGAGGCCGTGGGGATGGACGACCTCTGCCGCCGCAGCGACGTGGTCACGGTGCACGCGCCGGCCCTGCCCGAGACCCGGCACCTGCTCGACGGCCGCAGGCTGGACCTGCTGCCCGAGGGCGCGCTCGTGATCAACACCGCGCGCGGCTCGCTGATCGACACCGACGCGCTGACCAGGGTGTGCGCCACCGGCCGGATCTCGGCGATCCTGGACGTGACCGAGCCGGAGCCGCTGCCCGCCGGGCACCCGCTGTTCGCCCTGCCCAACGTGCTGATCACCCCGCACCTGGCCGGCGCGCAGGGCCGCGAGCTGCGGCGCATCGGCGAGTTCGCGGTCGCCGAGGTGGGCCGGTTCGTCAAGGGCGTGCCGCTGGTCGGGCGGGTGGCGGCCGAGCGGCTGCCGTACATCGCGTGA
- a CDS encoding PmoA family protein — translation MSALAVRHDIGSALTLRAGDVDLARYVYVPDTPELESPKPYLHPVRTRAGRVVSLFRPHDHVWHKGIAWSLPNVGDENFWGGPTYVHGRSYVQLANNGAQLHRRVVDVGVDGETAGFTHELDWITQAGATVITERRTIAASLLSDEAWALTFDTTMTNTSGRDVAFGSPTTRGRENAGYGGLFWRGPRSFTGGAVVTPDDVGGDELRGRRSEWMAFAGRHDGDDARSLVLMVDHAANPHHPPRWFTRSENFACLNPAPFFSEELVVADGETVRFRYGVGVADGGEEDAAALADSVRRVLGESV, via the coding sequence GTGAGCGCCTTGGCCGTGCGGCACGACATCGGGTCCGCGCTGACCCTGCGCGCCGGTGACGTCGACCTCGCGCGCTACGTCTACGTGCCCGACACGCCGGAGCTGGAGTCGCCCAAGCCGTACCTGCACCCGGTCCGCACGCGGGCGGGGCGGGTGGTGAGCCTGTTCCGGCCGCACGACCACGTGTGGCACAAGGGGATCGCCTGGTCGTTGCCGAACGTCGGCGACGAGAACTTCTGGGGCGGTCCGACCTACGTGCACGGGCGGTCCTACGTGCAGCTGGCCAACAACGGCGCCCAGCTGCACCGGCGCGTGGTCGACGTCGGCGTGGACGGGGAGACGGCCGGGTTCACCCACGAGTTGGACTGGATCACCCAGGCCGGGGCGACGGTGATCACCGAGCGGCGGACGATCGCCGCGTCCCTGCTGTCCGACGAGGCGTGGGCGTTGACGTTCGACACGACGATGACGAACACCTCGGGGCGGGACGTCGCGTTCGGCTCGCCGACCACGCGCGGCCGGGAGAACGCGGGGTACGGGGGCCTGTTCTGGCGCGGGCCGCGCTCCTTCACCGGCGGCGCGGTCGTGACGCCCGACGACGTCGGCGGTGACGAGCTGCGCGGCCGGCGGTCCGAGTGGATGGCCTTCGCGGGCCGCCACGACGGCGACGACGCGCGATCCCTGGTCCTGATGGTCGACCACGCGGCCAACCCGCACCACCCGCCGCGGTGGTTCACCCGGTCCGAGAACTTCGCGTGCCTGAACCCGGCCCCGTTCTTCAGCGAGGAGCTCGTCGTCGCGGACGGGGAGACCGTGCGGTTCCGCTACGGCGTCGGGGTGGCCGACGGCGGCGAGGAAGACGCCGCCGCCCTGGCGGATTCGGTGCGCCGTGTGTTGGGTGAGTCGGTGTGA
- a CDS encoding DUF2264 domain-containing protein, giving the protein MNPLADLAEDRRLSPRTGYTRAHWEAAADALLDAAWRWASPGGARLDLPGPASGSGVRSDGLEGFARTLLAAGFRVAGAGGDDPHGRLARYADGLDAGTRTPGADDAESWPVIRDHHVRGQPMVEAASVALALRVSRPWLWDRLDDAVRDRVEAWLRDALHALPAPNNWYLFPFTVAGFLEAVGRGDADTAHVRRRALDLLEAWYRGQGWYSDGDGRAFDHYNGWALHLYPVLDAHLAGTGSPHGDRLREHLAGFSLLFGGDGAPVHHGRSLTYRFAAGAAVALGAVTGHTPLAPGVSRRLLSGCLRHFLDRGAVDDRGLLGLGWHGPHAPTVQRYSGPASPYWAAKAFVCLLAGPDDPLWTEVERDAPVEERDHVLGLSAPGFLVQTTSADGIVRLHNHGSDHVRPTHAETAEGDDPHYGRFAYSTRTGPTPAGHPADNHLAVVHRGLRGARRRIHPLGAGHGDGWGWAASWHRPVFPGGSPLLPALRVESVVVARGPHELRVHRVVGAPPGAGVELTGWAAGPDLSSVLRPLHGWESADDVVAPGGTAFTASARVPRLLGTSDGTSAHVALAVLAVDPGDLADVVAVVAAGPDAVEARWSDGTVTRVSFAPLEVVHG; this is encoded by the coding sequence GTGAACCCCTTGGCCGACCTGGCGGAAGACCGGCGGCTCAGCCCGCGCACCGGGTACACCCGCGCCCACTGGGAGGCCGCCGCCGACGCGTTGCTCGACGCGGCGTGGCGGTGGGCGAGCCCCGGCGGCGCCCGGCTGGACCTACCCGGTCCGGCGTCGGGCAGCGGCGTGCGCAGCGACGGCCTGGAGGGGTTCGCCCGGACCCTCCTCGCCGCGGGCTTCCGGGTCGCCGGCGCGGGCGGCGACGACCCGCACGGCCGGCTGGCCCGGTACGCCGACGGCCTCGACGCGGGCACCCGCACGCCCGGCGCGGACGACGCCGAGTCGTGGCCGGTGATCCGCGACCACCACGTGCGTGGCCAGCCGATGGTCGAGGCGGCGTCGGTCGCGCTCGCCCTGCGGGTGAGCCGGCCGTGGCTGTGGGACCGGCTGGACGACGCCGTCCGGGACCGGGTCGAAGCCTGGCTGCGGGACGCGCTGCACGCCCTGCCCGCGCCCAACAACTGGTACCTGTTCCCGTTCACCGTGGCCGGGTTCCTCGAAGCGGTCGGCCGGGGCGACGCCGACACCGCCCACGTCCGGCGGCGCGCCCTGGACCTGCTGGAGGCGTGGTACCGGGGCCAGGGCTGGTACTCCGACGGCGACGGTCGCGCCTTCGACCACTACAACGGCTGGGCGCTGCACCTGTACCCGGTGCTCGACGCGCACCTGGCGGGGACGGGCTCCCCGCACGGCGACCGGCTGCGCGAGCACCTCGCCGGGTTCTCGCTGCTGTTCGGCGGCGACGGCGCCCCGGTGCACCACGGCAGGTCGCTGACCTACCGGTTCGCCGCCGGCGCGGCCGTCGCCCTCGGCGCGGTCACCGGCCACACCCCGCTCGCGCCGGGGGTGTCCCGCCGGCTGCTCAGCGGCTGCCTGCGCCACTTCCTCGACCGGGGCGCGGTGGACGACCGCGGCCTGCTCGGCCTCGGCTGGCACGGCCCGCACGCCCCGACCGTGCAGCGCTACTCCGGGCCCGCCTCGCCGTACTGGGCGGCCAAGGCGTTCGTGTGCCTGCTCGCCGGGCCCGACGACCCGCTGTGGACCGAGGTGGAGCGGGACGCGCCCGTCGAGGAGCGCGACCACGTGCTCGGCCTGTCCGCGCCGGGCTTCCTCGTGCAGACCACGTCCGCCGACGGGATCGTCCGCCTGCACAACCACGGCAGCGACCACGTGCGCCCGACCCACGCGGAGACCGCCGAGGGCGACGACCCGCACTACGGCCGGTTCGCGTACTCGACCCGCACCGGTCCGACCCCCGCCGGCCACCCGGCCGACAACCACCTCGCCGTCGTGCACCGCGGGCTGCGCGGCGCCCGCCGCCGCATCCACCCGCTCGGCGCGGGCCACGGCGACGGCTGGGGCTGGGCCGCCTCGTGGCACCGGCCGGTGTTCCCCGGCGGCTCGCCGTTGCTGCCCGCGTTGCGCGTGGAGAGCGTCGTGGTCGCCCGAGGACCGCACGAACTGCGCGTGCACCGCGTGGTCGGCGCGCCGCCCGGGGCCGGTGTCGAGCTGACCGGCTGGGCCGCCGGGCCCGACCTGTCCTCGGTGCTGCGCCCCCTGCACGGCTGGGAGTCCGCCGACGACGTCGTCGCGCCGGGCGGCACCGCGTTCACCGCCTCGGCGCGGGTGCCGAGGCTGCTCGGGACCTCGGACGGCACCTCCGCGCACGTCGCGCTGGCCGTGCTCGCGGTCGACCCGGGGGACCTCGCCGACGTGGTGGCGGTCGTGGCCGCCGGGCCGGACGCCGTCGAGGCGCGCTGGTCGGACGGGACGGTGACCAGGGTGTCCTTCGCGCCGCTGGAGGTGGTGCACGGGTGA
- a CDS encoding carbohydrate ABC transporter permease: MSRTTAPAWMGRPTPAVRVAKAVALTVVVALVVFPLWTVLATSLASPQNVIADGGWVLWPDEFSFDSYAEILQGGIISRALLVSAGVTVVGTALSLFCTIGLAYTLSRPAVYGGKPLLLLVLFTFLFPPGMVPLFLVVRGAGLFDSYAALVLPFLVNVFNLVVMRGFFQSIPAELIDAARIDGAGELGILRLVVLPLSKAVIAVVGLFYAVAYWNRFFEAIIYFNDQAKWPIGTVLRQYVTGGASLAESSGELAATSPQSVQMAVVMLATLPIVCVYPFLQRYFVKGVVTGALKA; encoded by the coding sequence ATGAGCAGGACGACCGCGCCGGCCTGGATGGGCCGGCCAACCCCCGCGGTGCGCGTCGCCAAGGCCGTGGCGTTGACCGTGGTGGTCGCGCTGGTGGTCTTCCCGTTGTGGACGGTGCTGGCGACCAGCCTGGCCTCGCCGCAGAACGTGATCGCCGACGGCGGCTGGGTGCTCTGGCCCGACGAGTTCTCGTTCGACTCCTACGCCGAGATCCTCCAGGGCGGCATCATCAGCCGGGCGCTGCTGGTCAGCGCGGGCGTCACGGTCGTCGGCACGGCGCTGAGCCTGTTCTGCACGATCGGGCTGGCCTACACGTTGAGCCGGCCCGCGGTGTACGGCGGCAAACCGCTGCTGCTGCTGGTGCTGTTCACGTTCCTGTTCCCGCCGGGCATGGTGCCGCTGTTCCTGGTGGTGCGGGGCGCCGGGCTGTTCGACTCCTACGCCGCGCTGGTCCTGCCGTTCCTGGTCAACGTGTTCAACCTGGTCGTGATGCGCGGCTTCTTCCAGTCGATCCCCGCGGAGCTGATCGACGCCGCGCGCATCGACGGCGCGGGCGAGCTGGGCATCCTGCGCCTGGTCGTGCTGCCGCTGTCCAAGGCGGTCATCGCCGTGGTCGGCCTGTTCTACGCGGTCGCGTACTGGAACCGCTTCTTCGAGGCGATCATCTACTTCAACGACCAGGCCAAGTGGCCGATCGGCACCGTGCTGCGGCAGTACGTCACCGGCGGGGCGTCGCTCGCCGAGTCCTCGGGCGAGCTGGCGGCCACGTCGCCGCAGTCCGTGCAGATGGCCGTGGTGATGCTGGCGACGCTGCCCATCGTGTGCGTGTACCCGTTCCTGCAGCGCTACTTCGTCAAGGGTGTCGTCACCGGTGCCTTGAAGGCCTGA
- a CDS encoding ClpP family protease, which produces MSDNDRQPLFDHRLRDRFFSRRVLVLDGPLDDDNGTVLATQLLSLAAEDPEKDVALWIHSPGGSVPAMLAIRDVMRLVPCDVATLALGLACSAGQFLLSAGTPGKRYALPHARILMHQGSAGIGGSAVEVQVQADDLRHTRDTVLGLIAEDTGQPVDRIFTDSLHDRWFTTGQALDYGFIDHVVERLDQVVPVRTHELGLGSRTGVRA; this is translated from the coding sequence ATGAGCGACAACGACAGGCAGCCCCTGTTCGACCACCGACTGCGGGACCGGTTCTTCAGCCGACGGGTCCTGGTGCTCGACGGCCCCCTCGACGACGACAACGGGACCGTGCTGGCCACGCAGCTGCTGTCCCTCGCCGCCGAGGACCCGGAGAAGGACGTCGCGCTGTGGATCCACTCGCCGGGCGGTTCGGTCCCGGCCATGCTCGCGATCCGCGACGTGATGCGGCTCGTGCCGTGCGACGTGGCCACGCTCGCGCTGGGACTGGCGTGCAGCGCGGGACAGTTCCTGCTGTCGGCGGGCACACCGGGCAAGCGCTACGCCCTGCCCCACGCCCGCATCCTGATGCACCAGGGCTCGGCGGGGATCGGCGGGTCCGCCGTCGAGGTGCAGGTCCAGGCGGACGACCTGCGGCACACCCGGGACACGGTGCTCGGGCTCATCGCGGAGGACACCGGCCAGCCGGTCGACCGGATCTTCACCGACTCCCTGCACGACCGCTGGTTCACCACCGGGCAGGCGCTCGACTACGGCTTCATCGACCACGTCGTCGAGCGCCTCGACCAGGTCGTGCCCGTGCGCACGCACGAGCTGGGGCTGGGTTCGCGGACGGGGGTCCGCGCGTGA
- a CDS encoding sugar phosphate isomerase/epimerase family protein produces the protein MTGWRFAVSTLGAPGVPLADSARVAAEHGCHGLEVRVHPDEEVHLGMSPVRAARARDRIADAGVAVACLAGYPKVCRPGPDGPVVDELRALVELAASLGAPSVRVFPGGERPGEDGRASQRIAAVLPDLRSAGVRLLVETHDSHPTGAAARRLVAPFGDPGRVAVLWDAVHPWRAGEPPERTRASLGEYLGYFQVKDVAAGDPTPVVPGAGDVPLARCGRLLADWSGWVSLEWERAWYPDLAPLPAPLRAAADWYARWRP, from the coding sequence GTGACCGGGTGGCGGTTCGCGGTGAGCACGCTCGGCGCGCCCGGCGTGCCGCTCGCGGACAGCGCGCGGGTGGCGGCCGAGCACGGCTGTCACGGCCTGGAGGTCCGCGTGCACCCCGACGAGGAGGTCCACCTCGGGATGTCGCCCGTGCGGGCGGCGCGGGCACGTGACCGGATCGCCGACGCCGGCGTGGCGGTCGCCTGCCTCGCGGGCTACCCGAAGGTGTGCCGTCCGGGACCGGACGGGCCGGTGGTGGACGAGCTGCGCGCCCTGGTGGAGTTGGCGGCGTCGCTCGGTGCGCCGTCGGTGCGGGTGTTCCCCGGCGGCGAGCGCCCGGGTGAGGACGGGCGGGCGTCGCAACGCATCGCCGCCGTGCTGCCCGACCTGCGTTCCGCCGGCGTCCGGCTGCTGGTCGAGACGCACGACTCCCACCCGACCGGCGCGGCGGCGAGGCGGCTGGTCGCGCCGTTCGGCGACCCCGGTCGGGTGGCGGTGCTGTGGGACGCGGTGCACCCGTGGCGCGCGGGCGAGCCGCCGGAGCGCACGCGCGCGTCGCTGGGGGAGTACCTGGGGTACTTCCAGGTCAAGGACGTGGCCGCCGGCGACCCCACGCCGGTCGTGCCGGGTGCGGGCGACGTGCCGTTGGCGCGGTGCGGCCGGCTGTTGGCGGACTGGTCGGGATGGGTGTCGCTGGAGTGGGAACGCGCCTGGTACCCCGACCTCGCGCCGCTGCCGGCGCCGCTGCGCGCGGCGGCCGACTGGTACGCCCGGTGGCGGCCGTGA
- a CDS encoding helix-turn-helix domain-containing protein — MADILPFHQKRTPDREPEPLWRDLLGRSLRAAREERGSRLVDVAERAGISPQYLSEIERGRKEPSSEMIAAVAGALGVELVDLLADIAGDVRRRRGTGPGVGRPAVGRRPAGPVLMAA; from the coding sequence ATGGCGGACATCCTCCCCTTCCACCAGAAGCGCACGCCGGACCGCGAACCGGAACCGCTGTGGCGCGACCTGCTCGGCCGGAGCCTGCGCGCGGCCAGGGAGGAACGGGGCAGCCGCCTCGTCGACGTCGCGGAGCGGGCCGGCATCTCCCCGCAGTACCTGTCGGAGATCGAACGCGGCCGCAAGGAGCCGTCCAGCGAGATGATCGCCGCTGTCGCCGGCGCGCTCGGCGTCGAGCTGGTCGACCTGCTCGCCGACATCGCGGGCGACGTCCGTCGCCGGCGCGGCACGGGCCCCGGGGTGGGCCGCCCCGCGGTCGGGCGGCGCCCGGCGGGACCCGTGCTCATGGCCGCCTGA